One Hemibagrus wyckioides isolate EC202008001 linkage group LG09, SWU_Hwy_1.0, whole genome shotgun sequence DNA segment encodes these proteins:
- the cldn23l gene encoding claudin-23: MHTPASIVTGIVFAPLGLVLVFTAAITPQWREGQARLGRVGTGVGESRGIELLLLRSDGLWESCLQVVHSELRECWPVSGAYQHDSRVRATRGLVLTSLFLCGSGIVLASVGARCWTDTPLRNVAGAGGLLVALAGVLSLAALSIYTHHLPKLAVELVSNMSDFQGLDLHKLPSLALRPAGSLYFGWVGAWVQVLGGLALLFGVGRPQCPGRTRRVQREIVMKAYDVSC, from the coding sequence atgcacacACCAGCTTCTATAGTAACTGGCATTGTCTTCGCTCCCCTGGGACTGGTGCTGGTGTTCACAGCAGCCATCACTCCTCAGTGGCGGGAAGGCCAGGCTCGTCTGGGGAGGGTCGGGACCGGTGTAGGTGAATCCAGAGGCATCGAGCTCCTGCTCCTGCGCTCTGATGGCCTGTGGGAAAGCTGTCTGCAGGTGGTACACTCCGAATTACGGGAGTGCTGGCCTGTATCTGGAGCATACCAACACGATTCACGTGTCCGTGCCACTCGGGGACTCGTGCTCACGTCTCTGTTCCTGTGTGGCTCTGGGATTGTTCTTGCCAGTGTCGGTGCCCGCTGTTGGACGGACACGCCACTCAGAAATGTAGCAGGAGCTGGAGGATTGCTGGTGGCACTGGCGGGAGTGCTCAGCCTCGCAGCGTTGAGCATCTACACTCATCACTTGCCCAAACTGGCTGTGGAGCTTGTATCAAACATGTCTGACTTTCAAGGGCTTGACTTGCACAAGTTGCCCAGTCTGGCTTTGCGCCCTGCTGGTTCACTGTATTTCGGGTGGGTTGGCGCATGGGTGCAGGTGCTTGGAGGACTGGCACTGCTGTTCGGGGTCGGACGACCACAATGTCCAGGTCGCACCAGAAGGGTCCAGAGAGAGATCGTGATGAAGGCTTACGATGTCAGCTGTTAG